In Streptomyces sp. NBC_01426, one genomic interval encodes:
- the rsmD gene encoding 16S rRNA (guanine(966)-N(2))-methyltransferase RsmD — MTRVIAGSAGGRRLAVPPGTGTRPTSDRMREGLFSTWESLHGVEGARVLDLYAGSGAVGLEALSRGAERALLVEPDAKAAKAIKDNITSVGLPGAEFRAGRAEQIVAVPFHGEPYDIVFLDPPYVVEHEELREILLTLRSNGWLTEDALVTVERSTRSGAFPWPDGFESLRSRKYGEGTLWYGRAAFTSENS; from the coding sequence ATGACCCGCGTGATCGCCGGCAGCGCCGGCGGGCGACGGCTGGCCGTGCCGCCCGGCACCGGCACCCGCCCGACCTCGGACCGGATGCGCGAAGGGCTCTTCTCCACCTGGGAGTCCCTGCACGGCGTCGAGGGCGCCCGCGTGCTCGACCTCTACGCGGGCTCCGGCGCGGTGGGGCTGGAGGCCCTCTCCCGCGGCGCCGAACGGGCCCTGCTGGTCGAGCCCGACGCGAAGGCCGCCAAGGCGATCAAGGACAACATCACCTCGGTGGGCCTGCCCGGAGCCGAATTCCGCGCGGGCAGGGCCGAACAGATCGTGGCGGTCCCCTTCCACGGGGAGCCGTACGACATCGTCTTCCTGGACCCGCCGTACGTCGTGGAGCACGAGGAACTCCGGGAGATCCTCCTCACACTCCGGTCCAATGGCTGGCTCACGGAGGACGCACTGGTCACCGTGGAGCGCAGCACCAGGAGCGGCGCCTTCCCGTGGCCCGACGGCTTCGAATCGCTCCGGTCACGCAAGTACGGCGAAGGGACCCTCTGGTACGGTCGCGCCGCCTTCACCAGCGAAAACTCATGA
- the mutM gene encoding bifunctional DNA-formamidopyrimidine glycosylase/DNA-(apurinic or apyrimidinic site) lyase, which translates to MPELPEVEVVRRGLERWVAGRTIESVEVLHPRAVRRHPGGGADFAARLTGETVGVPQRRGKYLWLPLVERDLSVLGHLGMSGQLLVQPVGAPDEKHLRIRVRFDDATGTELRFVDQRTFGGLSLHENTPDGLPDVIAHIARDPLDPLFPEAAYHLALRAKRTTVKRALLDQSLISGVGNIYADEALWRARLHYERPTATLTRPRSAELLSHVRDVMNAALAVGGTSFDSLYVNVNGESGYFDRSLDAYGREDEPCRRCGTPMRRRPWMNRSSYFCPRCQRPPRASS; encoded by the coding sequence GTGCCCGAGCTGCCCGAAGTCGAAGTGGTGCGGCGCGGTTTGGAGCGTTGGGTGGCCGGGCGGACCATCGAGTCCGTCGAGGTCCTGCACCCCCGTGCCGTGCGGCGGCACCCGGGCGGCGGCGCCGATTTCGCGGCCCGACTCACCGGGGAGACCGTCGGGGTGCCGCAGCGGCGCGGGAAGTACCTGTGGCTGCCGCTCGTGGAACGCGACCTGTCGGTGCTGGGCCACCTCGGCATGAGCGGACAACTGCTGGTGCAGCCGGTCGGGGCCCCCGACGAGAAGCACCTGCGGATCCGCGTGCGCTTCGACGACGCGACCGGCACCGAGCTGCGCTTCGTGGACCAGCGCACCTTCGGCGGGCTGTCCCTGCACGAGAACACCCCCGACGGGCTCCCCGACGTCATCGCGCACATCGCCCGTGACCCGCTGGACCCGCTCTTCCCCGAAGCCGCCTACCACCTCGCGCTGCGCGCCAAGCGGACCACCGTCAAGCGGGCCCTGCTGGACCAGTCGCTCATCAGCGGGGTCGGCAACATCTATGCCGACGAGGCCCTGTGGCGCGCCCGCCTGCACTACGAGCGCCCGACGGCCACGCTCACGCGCCCCCGGAGCGCGGAACTCCTCTCCCACGTCCGTGACGTCATGAACGCCGCGCTCGCCGTCGGCGGGACCAGCTTCGACAGCCTGTACGTGAACGTGAACGGCGAGTCCGGATACTTCGACCGCTCGCTCGACGCGTACGGCCGGGAGGACGAGCCCTGCCGGCGCTGCGGGACCCCGATGCGCCGCCGGCCGTGGATGAACCGGTCGAGCTACTTCTGCCCGCGCTGTCAGCGGCCGCCGCGCGCCTCGTCGTAG
- the rnc gene encoding ribonuclease III produces the protein MSELSNAEKQADSNNAASSHVLLEGRLGYQLETALLVRALTHRSYAYENGGLPTNERLEFLGDSVLGLVVTDTLYTTHPDLPEGQLAKLRAAVVNSRALAEVGRGLELGSFIRLGRGEEGTGGRDKASILADTLEAVIGAVYLDQGLDAASELVHRLFDPLIEKSSNLGAGLDWKTSLQELTAAEGLGVPEYLVTETGPDHEKTFTAAARVGGVSYGTGTGRSKKEAEQQAAESAWRGIRAAADERIAAAAAAAAAPAEVAAPAAAEDGGAPTPVEPSPGA, from the coding sequence ATGTCTGAGCTGTCCAACGCTGAGAAGCAGGCAGACAGTAACAACGCGGCCTCGTCCCACGTGCTTCTGGAAGGGCGGCTCGGGTACCAACTCGAGACCGCCCTTCTGGTGCGTGCACTGACCCACCGCTCGTACGCGTACGAGAACGGCGGTCTGCCCACCAACGAGCGCCTGGAGTTCCTCGGGGACTCCGTGCTCGGCCTGGTGGTCACGGACACGCTGTACACGACCCACCCCGACCTGCCGGAAGGCCAACTGGCCAAACTGCGGGCCGCTGTGGTCAACTCGCGCGCACTTGCGGAGGTCGGGCGTGGCCTCGAACTCGGCTCCTTCATCCGGCTCGGCCGGGGCGAAGAGGGCACGGGTGGCCGGGACAAGGCCTCCATCCTCGCCGACACGCTTGAAGCGGTGATCGGCGCGGTCTACCTCGATCAGGGCCTCGACGCGGCCTCGGAGCTGGTCCACCGGCTCTTCGACCCGCTCATCGAGAAGTCCTCCAACCTCGGGGCCGGCCTGGACTGGAAGACCAGTCTCCAGGAGCTCACGGCGGCCGAAGGCCTTGGTGTACCGGAATACCTGGTCACCGAGACCGGTCCGGACCACGAGAAGACCTTCACAGCTGCCGCTCGCGTCGGTGGTGTCTCGTACGGCACCGGCACCGGCCGCAGCAAGAAGGAAGCGGAACAGCAGGCGGCCGAGTCCGCGTGGCGCGGGATCCGCGCCGCGGCGGACGAGCGGATCGCGGCGGCAGCCGCTGCCGCAGCCGCTCCGGCAGAGGTCGCGGCTCCGGCCGCGGCCGAGGACGGCGGGGCGCCGACGCCCGTCGAACCGTCGCCGGGCGCCTGA
- the coaD gene encoding pantetheine-phosphate adenylyltransferase, whose amino-acid sequence MRRAVCPGSFDPITNGHLDIIGRASRLYDVVHVAVMINQSKQGLFTVEERIELIREATADYGNVEVESFHGLLVDFCKQRDIPAIVKGLRAVSDFDYELQMAQMNMGLSGVETLFVPTNPTYSFLSSSLVKEVATWGGDVAHLLPAHVHAALLDRLRDR is encoded by the coding sequence TTGCGCCGCGCCGTCTGTCCGGGGTCGTTCGACCCCATCACCAACGGACACCTCGACATCATCGGCCGGGCCTCCCGGCTCTACGACGTGGTCCACGTCGCCGTGATGATCAACCAGTCCAAGCAGGGGTTGTTCACCGTCGAGGAGCGGATCGAGCTGATCCGGGAGGCGACGGCCGACTACGGGAACGTGGAGGTCGAGTCCTTCCACGGACTGCTGGTCGACTTCTGCAAGCAGCGGGACATCCCGGCCATCGTCAAGGGCCTGCGCGCCGTCAGCGACTTCGACTACGAGCTGCAGATGGCCCAGATGAACATGGGACTGTCGGGCGTCGAAACGCTGTTCGTGCCGACCAACCCCACCTACAGCTTCCTGTCGTCCTCCCTGGTCAAGGAAGTCGCCACGTGGGGCGGCGACGTCGCCCACCTGCTGCCGGCGCACGTGCACGCGGCCCTGCTGGATCGACTGCGCGACCGCTGA
- a CDS encoding winged helix-turn-helix transcriptional regulator, whose product METPVRTDAPASELPFDVFARTCPSRETLEHVTGRWGSLTVGALRDGACRFNELRRRVDGVSEKMLSQTLHALERDGIVHREAQPTNPPRVDYELTPLGHEVADRLLALIHSVEDNMRQVLAARASYDEARGGR is encoded by the coding sequence ATGGAGACCCCTGTTCGCACGGACGCGCCCGCATCGGAACTGCCTTTCGATGTCTTCGCCCGCACCTGCCCTTCCCGGGAAACCCTGGAGCACGTCACCGGACGCTGGGGCAGTCTGACCGTGGGCGCCCTGCGCGACGGCGCCTGTCGCTTCAACGAACTGCGTCGCCGCGTGGACGGCGTCAGCGAGAAGATGCTCTCCCAGACCCTGCACGCGCTGGAGCGCGACGGCATAGTCCACCGCGAGGCGCAGCCCACGAACCCGCCCCGCGTCGACTACGAACTCACTCCCCTGGGCCACGAGGTCGCCGACCGGCTGCTCGCCCTGATCCACTCCGTGGAGGACAACATGCGGCAGGTGCTCGCCGCCCGGGCGTCCTACGACGAGGCGCGCGGCGGCCGCTGA
- the rpmF gene encoding 50S ribosomal protein L32 — protein sequence MAVPKRKMSRSNTRHRRSQWKAAVPNLVSCERCQEPKLQHIACPSCGTYNKRQVLEV from the coding sequence GTGGCTGTTCCGAAGCGGAAGATGTCGCGCAGCAACACGCGCCACCGCCGGTCGCAGTGGAAGGCTGCGGTCCCCAACCTGGTTTCGTGCGAGCGCTGCCAGGAGCCGAAGCTCCAGCACATTGCGTGCCCGAGCTGCGGCACCTACAACAAGCGCCAGGTTCTCGAGGTCTGA
- a CDS encoding DivIVA domain-containing protein — protein MDVQKKLDEIVAAVGGARSMPMSSSCVINRAELLAQLEEVREALPGSLAQARELIGGREQMVEEARREADRIIESAHAQRGSLISDTEVARRSQAEADRILADARREAEEIRAEADDYVDSKLANFEVVLSKTIGSVDRGREKLLGRGPGPGGNGYEDPADHDAPEPSPDPQTRREQADAYVDTKLATFEAVLSKTLEAVGRGRQKLLGRAPVDDLGAHMAAQDAAGHQQGRSSSDADFLAGLAEPTAPVIPAQVQAPAPQEPVYDGYSYQQPAAHQQDAYAAYQDPYGYQQQPDPYAGSYQQQPDPYGAYQQQVPQHQDQQHQQHQGGHHHEQQVPPQPALDETSFFDTSMIDLNQLRQYEQGRQ, from the coding sequence ATGGACGTGCAGAAGAAGCTCGACGAGATCGTCGCGGCCGTCGGCGGCGCCCGGTCCATGCCCATGTCCTCCTCGTGCGTGATCAATCGCGCGGAGCTGCTCGCGCAGCTCGAAGAGGTGCGCGAGGCACTGCCCGGATCGCTCGCACAGGCCCGGGAGCTCATCGGCGGCCGGGAGCAGATGGTCGAGGAGGCCCGCCGGGAGGCGGACCGGATCATCGAGTCGGCGCACGCCCAACGCGGCTCCCTCATCTCCGACACGGAGGTCGCGCGCCGCTCGCAGGCCGAGGCGGACCGGATCCTCGCGGACGCCCGCCGGGAGGCCGAGGAGATCCGGGCCGAGGCGGACGACTACGTCGACAGCAAGCTCGCCAACTTCGAGGTCGTGCTCAGCAAGACCATCGGCTCGGTGGACCGCGGCCGGGAGAAGCTGCTGGGCCGCGGTCCGGGCCCGGGCGGCAACGGGTACGAGGACCCCGCGGACCACGACGCCCCCGAGCCCAGCCCGGATCCGCAGACCCGCCGCGAGCAGGCCGACGCGTACGTGGACACCAAGCTGGCGACCTTCGAGGCGGTGCTGTCCAAGACCCTGGAGGCGGTGGGACGCGGCCGCCAGAAGCTGCTCGGGCGCGCACCCGTGGACGACCTCGGCGCGCACATGGCGGCCCAGGACGCGGCGGGCCACCAGCAGGGCCGCTCGTCGAGCGACGCCGACTTCCTGGCCGGCCTGGCCGAGCCGACGGCCCCGGTGATCCCCGCCCAGGTCCAGGCGCCGGCGCCGCAGGAGCCCGTGTACGACGGCTACTCCTACCAGCAGCCCGCGGCCCACCAGCAGGACGCGTACGCCGCGTACCAGGATCCGTACGGCTACCAGCAGCAGCCCGACCCCTACGCCGGCTCGTACCAGCAGCAGCCGGACCCGTACGGGGCCTACCAGCAGCAGGTCCCGCAACACCAGGACCAGCAGCACCAGCAGCACCAGGGCGGGCACCACCACGAACAGCAGGTTCCCCCGCAGCCCGCGCTCGACGAGACCAGCTTCTTCGACACGAGCATGATCGACCTGAACCAGCTGCGGCAGTACGAGCAGGGACGCCAGTGA
- a CDS encoding YceD family protein — MLPVSGRNFDLQRSVKAGTALNTRLDHHNPLVFDTHELGRRPGAMQRLSREIAAPADLGLAGVIGVPEGAPLKLTLRLESVMEGVLVTGTARASAVGECVRCLESVGRELKADFQEMFSYPDADDRSRSKAEPADDAEDDEDTLFLEDGLFDLEPLLRDVVVLALPLQPVCREDCLGLCPDCGLSLNDDPDHHHEAVDIRWAALQELVVTDQDDEKDNMSGTASDGVQSAAEKQEK; from the coding sequence ATGCTGCCCGTGAGCGGCAGAAACTTTGATCTTCAGCGATCTGTGAAAGCAGGAACGGCCCTGAATACCCGCCTCGACCACCACAACCCCCTCGTGTTCGACACGCACGAGCTGGGTCGGCGTCCTGGTGCCATGCAGCGGCTGTCCCGTGAGATCGCGGCACCGGCGGACCTCGGTCTCGCCGGCGTCATCGGGGTACCGGAAGGCGCCCCGCTGAAGCTCACCCTCCGCCTGGAGTCGGTCATGGAAGGGGTGCTTGTCACAGGCACCGCCCGTGCATCGGCCGTGGGGGAGTGCGTAAGGTGTCTGGAGTCTGTCGGGCGCGAGCTCAAGGCGGACTTCCAGGAGATGTTCTCGTACCCTGACGCCGACGACCGGAGCCGCTCCAAGGCGGAACCGGCCGACGACGCCGAGGACGACGAGGACACGCTCTTCCTCGAGGACGGCTTGTTCGACCTCGAACCCCTGCTGCGGGACGTGGTGGTGCTCGCACTGCCGCTGCAGCCGGTGTGCCGAGAAGACTGTCTCGGACTGTGCCCCGATTGCGGGCTCAGCCTGAACGACGACCCGGACCACCACCATGAGGCCGTCGACATCCGTTGGGCGGCCTTGCAGGAACTCGTCGTGACCGATCAGGACGACGAGAAGGACAACATGAGCGGCACTGCATCTGACGGAGTTCAGAGCGCCGCCGAGAAGCAGGAGAAGTAG